A portion of the Cellulophaga algicola DSM 14237 genome contains these proteins:
- a CDS encoding 1-phosphofructokinase family hexose kinase, protein MTPKIITLTVNPAIDKSTTVNGIKPNSKLRCEQPIFEAGGGGINVSKVLQKLGQDSLCMYLAGGYTGAYFKTLLSETGIQQECISIKGITRENLAVTDVNCHQQYRFGMPGPEISEEECEETIKRLDKLLTEGTFLVASGSLSLGMPLDFYARIAKLVLAKKAKLILDTSGEPLIIGAQAGAFLIKPNLGELSRLCGVAEISFADLKPLAQKFIKNNPCELMVVSLGAQGALVITEDYHEHINAPVVYQNSTIGAGDSMVAGMVYALANNKPISEIAKFGVACGTAATMTPGSQLCTIEDVNKLYKFIKDQPTKVYS, encoded by the coding sequence ATGACACCGAAGATAATTACCTTAACTGTTAACCCTGCTATTGATAAAAGCACTACTGTAAACGGAATAAAGCCAAATAGTAAATTGCGTTGTGAACAACCTATTTTTGAAGCCGGAGGTGGTGGAATAAATGTGTCTAAAGTTTTACAAAAATTAGGACAAGATTCACTTTGCATGTACCTCGCCGGTGGGTATACTGGGGCTTATTTTAAAACGTTACTATCAGAAACTGGTATACAACAAGAGTGTATTTCGATTAAAGGAATAACGAGAGAAAATTTAGCGGTGACCGATGTAAATTGCCATCAGCAATATAGATTTGGGATGCCTGGTCCTGAAATATCAGAAGAAGAATGTGAGGAAACAATTAAACGGCTAGATAAGCTGCTCACGGAAGGAACATTTTTAGTTGCTAGTGGTAGCCTTTCTCTGGGAATGCCTTTAGATTTTTATGCCCGTATTGCCAAGTTGGTGCTAGCTAAGAAAGCAAAACTAATTTTAGATACTTCTGGAGAACCATTAATCATAGGTGCTCAAGCCGGTGCTTTCCTGATTAAACCCAATCTAGGAGAATTAAGTAGGTTATGTGGAGTAGCTGAAATTTCATTTGCTGACTTGAAACCACTTGCTCAAAAATTTATAAAAAATAATCCATGTGAACTAATGGTAGTCTCGTTAGGTGCTCAAGGAGCATTAGTGATTACTGAAGATTATCACGAACATATAAATGCACCAGTAGTATATCAAAACAGTACTATTGGTGCTGGTGACAGTATGGTTGCAGGTATGGTTTATGCCTTAGCAAATAATAAACCGATCAGTGAAATTGCTAAATTTGGTGTTGCTTGTGGTACCGCTGCGACGATGACTCCTGGTTCACAATTGTGTACTATTGAAGATGTTAATAAGCTTTATAAATTTATAAAGGATCAACCAACAAAAGTCTATTCTTAA
- a CDS encoding cation-translocating P-type ATPase, with translation MIDPVNFGIKGLSEQEVLAARKTHGKNTLDYKQQHKFIDALKDILQEPMVLLLSIASGIYFLTGNIGDGIFLASAIVLVASISFYQESKSRNALEKLKNITQPKAKVIRDGELKEIQTHDLVIGDSVMVEEGTIIPADGVIIHSNDFSVNESLLTGESMAVFKDAQSEKNKCYTGTMVASGLAIATITAIGNATALGKIGKSLESIQEEKTPLELQIASFVKKMSIVGGITFLFVWGINYYNTLNLLESLLKALTLAMSILPEEIPVAFTTFMALGSWRLMKLGIVVKQIKTVESLGSATVICIDKTGTITQNKMSLVKLYLFKSDQIVPIPEKTNLLEEELITAAMWSSEPIPFDPMEIALHETYSKIIPVDERQAYKMVHEYPLGGKPPMMTHLFENQQGERIIAAKGAPEAFFPISNLKDTEKGKIQKAITILGDQGYRLLGVGTAKFIGTDYPETQQEFLFDFLGLVAFYDPPKKNIGAVLKEFDRAGITVKLITGDTATTASAIAKEVNFIGYEKGMTGTELMQLDDKQLQEKVKDIQVFSRMFPDAKLRIINALKANNEVVAMIGDGVNDGPALKAAHFGIAMGTKGTEIAKEAASLILVDDDLSKMIDSIAMGRKIYSNLKKAIQYIISIHIPIILTVFIPLALGWAFPNIFSPTHVILLELIMGPTCSIIYENEPLEKNTMLQKPRLLTTTFFNLKELLTSIIQGLAITVGTLSIYQYGIAQNFTEDTTRTMVFLVLIAANIFLTLINRSFYYSLYTTLKYKNNLVPLIIAITVVITASLLFIPPFTHFFQFSSLSFEQLFLSMLTGFISVIWFEIVKWNTRKKTNNTTI, from the coding sequence ATGATAGACCCCGTTAATTTTGGTATAAAAGGATTGTCTGAACAAGAAGTTTTAGCTGCTCGTAAAACGCATGGAAAAAATACTTTAGACTACAAGCAACAGCATAAATTTATAGACGCGCTAAAAGACATTTTACAAGAGCCAATGGTGTTGTTATTAAGTATTGCTTCAGGAATTTACTTTCTAACAGGCAATATAGGCGATGGTATTTTCTTAGCATCTGCTATTGTATTAGTGGCCTCTATTTCATTCTATCAAGAGTCTAAAAGTAGAAATGCTTTAGAAAAGCTAAAGAATATTACGCAACCAAAAGCTAAAGTTATTAGGGATGGTGAACTTAAAGAAATTCAGACGCATGACTTAGTAATAGGAGATAGTGTTATGGTAGAAGAAGGAACTATAATTCCCGCCGATGGCGTAATTATACATTCAAATGATTTTTCTGTCAATGAATCGCTGCTCACTGGAGAATCTATGGCGGTTTTTAAAGATGCACAATCTGAAAAAAATAAATGTTATACAGGAACTATGGTAGCAAGTGGTTTAGCCATTGCCACCATCACCGCAATTGGGAATGCTACCGCCTTAGGTAAAATAGGAAAAAGTCTTGAAAGTATACAGGAAGAGAAAACTCCTTTAGAATTACAAATAGCAAGCTTTGTTAAGAAAATGTCTATTGTTGGCGGAATAACATTTCTGTTCGTATGGGGAATTAATTATTACAACACGCTAAATCTACTAGAAAGTTTACTAAAAGCGCTCACCTTAGCAATGAGTATATTGCCTGAAGAAATTCCCGTAGCATTCACAACATTTATGGCCCTTGGATCATGGCGCTTAATGAAATTAGGAATTGTGGTAAAGCAGATTAAAACGGTAGAAAGTTTAGGGAGTGCTACAGTTATTTGCATAGATAAAACAGGAACAATCACTCAGAATAAAATGAGCTTGGTTAAACTCTATCTTTTCAAATCAGATCAAATAGTACCTATTCCCGAAAAAACGAATCTTTTAGAAGAAGAATTAATTACTGCCGCCATGTGGTCTAGTGAACCTATTCCTTTTGACCCTATGGAAATAGCACTCCATGAAACATACTCAAAAATAATACCTGTTGATGAACGCCAAGCGTACAAAATGGTTCATGAATACCCGTTAGGCGGAAAACCTCCCATGATGACACATCTTTTTGAAAACCAACAAGGAGAACGAATTATTGCTGCTAAAGGAGCTCCAGAAGCTTTCTTCCCCATAAGTAACTTAAAAGACACAGAGAAAGGTAAGATTCAAAAAGCGATAACCATATTAGGAGATCAAGGCTACAGATTACTAGGTGTTGGTACTGCTAAATTTATAGGAACAGATTACCCTGAAACACAACAAGAATTTTTATTTGACTTTTTGGGGCTTGTTGCCTTTTATGACCCTCCTAAAAAAAATATTGGTGCTGTTTTAAAAGAATTTGATCGTGCGGGGATTACCGTAAAATTAATTACAGGAGATACCGCAACAACCGCTAGTGCTATTGCCAAAGAAGTTAATTTTATTGGCTACGAGAAAGGTATGACGGGTACAGAATTAATGCAATTAGACGATAAACAATTACAAGAAAAGGTAAAAGACATACAGGTATTTTCTAGAATGTTTCCGGATGCAAAATTAAGAATCATCAATGCGTTGAAGGCTAACAACGAAGTTGTTGCTATGATTGGAGATGGCGTTAATGACGGCCCTGCCTTGAAAGCTGCACATTTTGGAATTGCTATGGGTACTAAAGGAACAGAAATAGCTAAAGAAGCAGCCTCCTTAATTCTCGTAGATGATGATCTTTCTAAAATGATAGATAGCATTGCCATGGGTAGAAAAATTTATAGCAATCTTAAAAAAGCTATTCAATATATTATATCCATACATATCCCGATCATACTAACGGTATTTATTCCTTTGGCATTAGGTTGGGCTTTTCCCAATATATTTTCTCCAACACACGTGATTCTTTTAGAGCTTATCATGGGCCCTACCTGTTCTATCATCTATGAAAATGAACCACTAGAAAAGAATACTATGCTTCAAAAACCAAGACTTTTGACCACTACTTTTTTTAATCTAAAAGAACTTTTAACGAGTATTATTCAAGGCCTTGCTATTACAGTAGGTACGCTTTCTATTTATCAATATGGAATAGCTCAAAATTTTACAGAAGATACCACTAGAACCATGGTCTTTTTAGTATTGATTGCTGCCAATATATTTTTAACATTAATAAATAGGTCTTTTTATTATTCCTTATACACGACCTTAAAATACAAAAACAACTTAGTACCTTTAATTATTGCAATTACAGTAGTAATAACAGCTTCCCTCCTATTTATACCTCCTTTTACTCACTTTTTTCAATTTAGTAGCTTAAGTTTTGAGCAATTATTTTTATCCATGCTTACTGGTTTCATTTCCGTTATTTGGTTTGAGATAGTAAAATGGAATACCCGTAAAAAAACAAATAATACTACAATATGA
- a CDS encoding patatin-like phospholipase family protein, which produces MNTGLVLSGGGVRGIAHIGVIKALEENHIYPSYIAGTSAGAIVGGLYAGGCSWQQILEFFNATQLFSLSNYAMNKPGFLDTEKFYNQFKKYLPVDDYKALKIPLVVTATNLLDGTLKVFDTGSLIKTLLASAAVPGVFAPVEIDGGYYADGGILNNFPVDLIKHKCDQIVGVYVNPFQKIEKDSLKHVYNIMERSYHIMLANETSKKFKDCDVLIRPNRMKEFSTFSMKNNDTIFNLGYESAIASLEKNKENKKKTLDTINLEIINGFSITH; this is translated from the coding sequence ATGAATACAGGTTTAGTACTTTCTGGAGGTGGTGTAAGAGGTATTGCTCATATAGGTGTCATTAAAGCATTAGAAGAAAACCATATTTATCCATCCTATATTGCGGGTACTAGTGCGGGTGCTATAGTGGGGGGTTTATATGCTGGTGGTTGTTCGTGGCAACAAATTTTAGAATTTTTTAATGCTACTCAACTTTTCTCATTATCAAATTACGCCATGAACAAACCTGGATTTTTAGATACCGAAAAGTTCTACAATCAGTTTAAGAAGTACCTCCCCGTTGATGATTATAAAGCCCTTAAAATACCTTTAGTTGTTACCGCTACCAACTTATTAGATGGCACTTTAAAAGTATTTGATACTGGATCTTTAATTAAAACATTATTAGCATCTGCTGCAGTTCCTGGTGTTTTTGCTCCCGTAGAAATAGATGGTGGTTATTATGCAGATGGTGGTATTTTAAATAATTTCCCGGTAGATTTAATTAAACATAAATGTGATCAGATTGTTGGAGTGTATGTCAATCCTTTTCAAAAAATAGAAAAAGACAGCTTAAAACATGTCTACAATATTATGGAACGATCTTATCATATTATGTTGGCAAATGAAACTAGTAAAAAGTTCAAAGACTGTGATGTATTAATCAGGCCAAATCGGATGAAAGAGTTTAGTACCTTCTCAATGAAAAATAATGATACTATTTTTAACTTAGGGTATGAATCTGCTATAGCATCGTTAGAAAAAAATAAAGAAAATAAGAAAAAAACGCTTGACACCATAAATTTAGAAATAATTAATGGCTTCTCAATTACCCATTAA
- a CDS encoding sigma-70 RNA polymerase sigma factor region 4 domain-containing protein: MENILNRSEQISEFNLLVSSTYVNLIQLKKEGETKAFNALLLKVLPQVKQYAQHKLNVASKNGKLDKNRFKADDIIDQLFIEVYDHIDAVEAADDFHAWLFKKADELVEDLLVDEEFDTYFFENVDNFSKPEWDEMEEKYSTDGDGDFVMLEEFDNNRYLNNDYLLNAVFVEDKDKEIIANLDKELGAERIKKHADLVLLGLPKTMSSAFELFNTYKFNVHEISKIINTSVSEVEHLLKEAKSKMKSSFLNRYMN; this comes from the coding sequence ATGGAAAATATATTAAATCGTTCAGAACAGATAAGTGAATTTAATTTACTTGTATCCAGTACTTATGTAAACTTAATTCAGCTAAAAAAAGAAGGAGAGACAAAAGCGTTTAATGCGTTGCTTTTAAAAGTTTTACCGCAAGTGAAGCAATATGCACAACATAAATTAAATGTAGCGTCAAAAAATGGGAAATTGGATAAAAATAGATTTAAAGCTGATGATATTATAGATCAGCTATTTATTGAAGTTTATGACCATATTGATGCCGTAGAGGCTGCGGATGATTTTCATGCTTGGTTATTTAAAAAAGCAGATGAATTAGTAGAAGATTTACTTGTTGATGAAGAATTTGATACTTATTTTTTTGAAAATGTAGATAATTTTTCAAAACCAGAATGGGATGAAATGGAAGAAAAATATAGTACAGATGGCGATGGTGATTTTGTAATGCTTGAAGAGTTTGATAATAATCGATATTTAAATAATGATTACTTATTAAATGCTGTTTTTGTAGAGGATAAGGACAAAGAGATTATTGCTAATTTAGATAAAGAATTAGGGGCAGAACGTATTAAAAAGCATGCAGATTTAGTTTTATTAGGCTTGCCAAAAACCATGAGTAGTGCTTTTGAATTATTCAATACTTATAAATTTAATGTGCACGAAATTTCTAAAATTATAAATACAAGCGTCAGTGAGGTTGAACACTTACTGAAAGAGGCAAAATCAAAAATGAAATCAAGTTTTTTAAACAGATATATGAATTAA
- a CDS encoding exodeoxyribonuclease III, whose amino-acid sequence MHIVSWNVNGIRAAVKKDFFEAVKTMAPDILCLQETKAQDSEVAKALESLSNFSLNSNSADKKGYSGTAILSKQAPISATPNMGIEVHDTEGRILCTEYDSFYLVNVYVPNSGQKLDRLEYRQQWDKDFLAYLKNLEKKKPVIACGDFNVAHQAIDLKNDKANYNKTAGYTQIEIDGMDNFIANDFVDSFRALHPDEVAYTFWSYRFKSRERNTGWRIDYFLVSKAIADKIKKVTIYADIMGSDHCPIGITLSI is encoded by the coding sequence ATGCATATTGTTTCTTGGAATGTTAATGGTATTCGTGCTGCCGTAAAAAAAGATTTTTTTGAAGCCGTAAAAACTATGGCTCCAGATATTTTATGCTTACAAGAAACAAAAGCTCAAGATAGTGAAGTAGCAAAGGCGCTAGAGTCGCTATCCAATTTTAGTCTTAATTCTAATTCTGCAGACAAAAAAGGATATTCAGGTACTGCTATTTTAAGTAAACAAGCGCCAATAAGTGCAACGCCCAATATGGGCATCGAGGTACATGATACTGAAGGACGCATCTTATGTACAGAATATGATTCTTTTTATCTTGTGAATGTCTATGTTCCAAATTCTGGACAAAAATTAGATCGCTTAGAATACCGCCAACAATGGGATAAAGATTTTTTAGCTTATTTAAAAAACTTAGAGAAGAAAAAACCTGTAATTGCATGTGGTGATTTTAATGTGGCCCACCAAGCTATAGATTTAAAAAACGATAAAGCAAACTACAACAAAACCGCTGGATATACCCAAATAGAAATTGATGGAATGGATAATTTTATAGCGAATGATTTTGTAGACTCTTTTAGAGCTTTACACCCAGATGAAGTTGCCTACACCTTTTGGAGTTACCGTTTTAAATCTAGAGAGCGCAATACAGGCTGGCGTATTGATTACTTTTTAGTAAGCAAGGCAATAGCAGATAAAATTAAAAAGGTTACTATTTATGCTGATATTATGGGGTCTGACCATTGCCCTATAGGAATTACACTTTCAATTTAA
- a CDS encoding MgtC/SapB family protein, protein METTTYLSEIMGSYMLGIVISIGMGLIIGLEREYDKLKKEEGFAGIRTFPIVTILGFVIGSLSNSFSVWFPIATLVAFILFLGFRQFSKSNSTYSNELTTDLALITTFVLGLMVSGELYREAVATAVIITTLLSLKTRFNSVVSNITAEELSAFIKFTIIALLILPFLPNKDLGPNSLLNPFEIGSVIVIVSFLNFIGYFLVKFVGSKKGILLTALLGGLISSTAVAWSYAAKSKEFPELSRKYSAGIILASAIMFPRLALLIFIFNSALIPSIAIPFAILTFICLGTVLVLVNNQTNTPDSNIKLGNPLNLVNAIGFGVIYIVIRFAIFYGKSYFGEDGLYYTALIAGLADTDAITISMAKLSQTSGNNSTATAVIITAILSNTVVKLGISLINGSKETRKLISICFGGIIILGVLYVLFG, encoded by the coding sequence ATGGAAACCACTACGTATTTAAGTGAAATCATGGGTAGCTATATGCTGGGTATTGTTATCAGTATAGGAATGGGGCTTATCATTGGTTTGGAACGCGAGTACGATAAATTAAAAAAAGAAGAAGGATTTGCTGGTATCCGCACCTTTCCAATTGTTACCATACTAGGCTTTGTTATTGGAAGTTTGAGTAATTCATTTAGCGTATGGTTTCCTATTGCAACCTTGGTCGCATTTATTTTATTTTTAGGTTTCAGACAGTTTTCAAAATCGAACAGTACCTACTCCAATGAGCTAACAACAGATCTCGCTTTAATAACCACTTTTGTTTTAGGGCTTATGGTATCAGGAGAATTGTATAGAGAAGCCGTTGCGACCGCTGTAATTATTACAACGCTATTGTCCCTTAAAACAAGATTTAATAGTGTTGTAAGCAATATCACCGCAGAAGAATTATCTGCTTTTATAAAATTTACCATCATAGCGTTGTTAATACTTCCCTTTTTACCTAACAAAGACTTAGGACCTAACAGTTTGCTAAACCCATTTGAAATTGGATCTGTTATCGTAATCGTCTCCTTCTTAAACTTTATTGGTTATTTTCTAGTCAAATTTGTAGGCTCCAAAAAAGGAATTCTCTTAACCGCATTGTTAGGCGGACTCATATCCAGTACTGCTGTAGCATGGAGTTATGCTGCAAAAAGCAAAGAGTTTCCTGAATTATCAAGAAAATATAGTGCGGGTATTATTTTAGCCTCCGCCATAATGTTTCCTAGATTAGCATTATTAATTTTCATATTCAACAGTGCATTAATACCCTCCATCGCGATACCTTTTGCTATATTGACTTTTATTTGTCTGGGCACTGTGTTAGTATTAGTTAACAACCAAACAAACACTCCTGATTCAAACATAAAATTAGGAAACCCTTTAAATTTAGTGAATGCTATAGGTTTCGGAGTTATTTATATAGTGATCCGGTTTGCTATTTTTTATGGAAAATCGTATTTTGGTGAGGATGGCTTGTATTATACTGCCTTAATTGCTGGGTTAGCAGATACAGATGCCATCACGATTAGTATGGCTAAATTATCGCAAACTTCAGGGAATAATAGTACGGCTACAGCTGTAATTATAACAGCAATCTTAAGTAACACCGTGGTAAAACTAGGTATAAGCTTAATCAATGGATCTAAGGAAACTCGTAAACTCATAAGCATATGCTTTGGAGGAATTATAATTCTTGGAGTATTGTATGTCTTATTCGGATAA
- a CDS encoding ABC1 kinase family protein codes for MKLPKTQDLKRYGTLFSVLSKYGFEDVLASTSIRNLIPNTYLKKHPDTHKLLSYSTYERIRMVLEELGPSYVKMGQIISNRQDMLPPELLKELEKLQDNVKPLDNFDVSKKITEELKLDTNECFSYISPEPLAAASLAQVHKAQLLTGEWVIFKIQRPNIKDTIASDISIMKDVAKALEKYSTQAQQLQPTQLINSFEKSINEELSYTQELNNMLRFAKNFEKNELIYVPKAYPEFSNDRVICMEYIDGIKVSEIEKLEENNIDTKAVATLGVDLYLTQVLDFGFFHADPHPGNIFVLPELERICFIDYGMMGSIIPKDKEALEDLLLGFFKKDVKKIIVVLKKIAIRTDIPDEKTLEYDLNELLEGISNVAIQNIKLGNTLNQFKNILYANKIAIPHYLYMLIRALVIIEGVGLKLNPNFNITENLEPYMTTIIRKRLSFKRFVKKSISRVQDYTNLVDTLPEDINDIISKIKNGKLVIVHEHKGLNELKDTLKTAINRMVYAIIIAALSIGSSILVIADMPPKVNGIPILGALGFLISAVLGLAIIYSIFKNRNV; via the coding sequence TTGAAATTACCAAAAACTCAAGATTTAAAAAGGTATGGTACACTGTTTAGTGTACTTTCTAAATATGGTTTTGAAGATGTATTGGCATCAACCTCAATTAGAAACCTAATCCCTAACACCTATCTAAAGAAACACCCTGACACTCATAAATTGCTCTCCTACTCTACGTACGAACGTATCAGAATGGTATTGGAAGAATTAGGTCCAAGTTATGTAAAGATGGGCCAGATTATTAGCAATCGTCAAGATATGCTTCCTCCAGAGCTTTTAAAAGAACTTGAAAAATTACAAGACAATGTAAAACCATTGGATAATTTTGATGTTTCAAAAAAAATTACAGAAGAATTAAAGCTTGATACTAACGAGTGCTTTTCCTATATTTCTCCTGAGCCATTGGCAGCTGCTTCCTTAGCACAAGTACATAAGGCACAATTACTAACCGGGGAATGGGTTATTTTTAAAATCCAAAGACCCAATATAAAAGATACTATTGCTTCAGACATTTCAATTATGAAAGATGTAGCAAAAGCATTAGAAAAATACAGCACTCAAGCACAGCAATTACAGCCAACGCAATTGATTAATTCTTTTGAAAAGAGTATTAATGAAGAACTTAGTTATACTCAGGAACTAAACAACATGCTTCGTTTTGCTAAGAATTTTGAAAAAAATGAACTTATTTATGTTCCAAAAGCATATCCAGAATTTAGTAATGACCGGGTTATTTGCATGGAATATATTGATGGGATTAAGGTCTCAGAAATAGAAAAACTAGAAGAAAATAATATTGACACCAAAGCAGTAGCAACTTTAGGTGTCGATTTGTATTTAACACAGGTTTTAGATTTTGGATTCTTCCATGCCGATCCGCATCCAGGTAATATTTTTGTGCTTCCAGAATTGGAACGAATTTGTTTTATTGATTATGGGATGATGGGCAGCATTATACCTAAAGATAAAGAAGCTTTAGAGGATTTGTTGCTCGGATTCTTTAAAAAAGATGTGAAAAAAATTATAGTAGTATTAAAAAAGATTGCCATAAGAACAGATATTCCTGATGAGAAAACCTTAGAATATGACTTAAATGAGCTTTTAGAAGGTATTAGTAATGTTGCCATTCAAAATATAAAACTTGGGAACACCTTAAATCAATTTAAAAATATTTTGTACGCCAATAAGATTGCTATCCCTCATTATTTATACATGCTAATTCGCGCCTTAGTAATTATAGAAGGAGTAGGCCTAAAACTCAATCCTAATTTTAATATTACCGAGAATTTAGAGCCCTACATGACTACCATTATTCGCAAGCGTTTAAGTTTTAAACGATTTGTAAAAAAGAGTATTTCTAGAGTTCAGGATTATACCAATTTAGTAGATACTCTTCCGGAAGATATTAATGATATTATAAGCAAAATAAAAAACGGAAAACTAGTCATTGTTCATGAGCACAAAGGATTAAATGAACTTAAAGACACGCTTAAAACGGCCATTAACCGGATGGTATATGCTATAATTATTGCTGCATTATCTATAGGTTCTTCTATTCTAGTAATTGCAGATATGCCTCCAAAAGTAAACGGAATCCCTATTTTAGGAGCTCTTGGATTTTTAATTTCTGCTGTTTTAGGTTTAGCCATCATTTATTCCATTTTCAAGAATCGTAATGTATAA
- a CDS encoding acetate/propionate family kinase, with protein MNILIINSGSSSIKYQLISMPSERVVCEGLIERIGSENAILKYSTDTSKLEETQAILSHKIGLLKIADLLLDPSLGVITNAAEIAIVGHRVVHGGKAFSDTSLIDASVKEKIKNLFSLAPLHNPHNLEGIELAEEIFPNAKQVAVFDTAFHHSIPEVAKRYALPKKFYENKVQVYGFHGTSHKYVSEKAIEYLQLKSSKIISIHLGNGCSMTAIKDGKSIDHSMGFAPSNGLIMGSRSGDIDHAVIFYLVETLGYTLEQVNELLIKKSGMLGLTGFSDLRDIQTEAANGNQDCILALQMNTYRIKKYIGAYAAILNGIDAIIFTAGIGENSALIREMVCTDLEFMGITLDTDKNNTRSKTLLEINKKGAYVKVLMIPTNEELEIAKQAYRLINV; from the coding sequence GTGAATATACTTATAATAAACTCTGGCAGTTCCTCTATAAAATATCAACTAATAAGCATGCCTTCAGAACGTGTAGTTTGCGAAGGTCTCATAGAGCGAATTGGTAGTGAAAATGCTATATTAAAATACAGCACTGACACTTCAAAACTAGAAGAAACTCAAGCTATTTTAAGTCATAAAATAGGGCTACTCAAAATAGCAGATTTATTATTAGATCCCTCTTTAGGAGTGATTACAAATGCAGCAGAAATTGCTATAGTTGGCCATCGTGTGGTGCACGGAGGAAAAGCATTTTCTGACACCTCACTAATTGATGCCTCTGTAAAAGAGAAAATTAAAAACCTATTTTCATTAGCCCCTTTACATAATCCGCATAACTTAGAAGGTATAGAATTGGCGGAAGAAATTTTCCCTAATGCCAAACAAGTCGCTGTTTTTGATACCGCTTTTCATCATTCTATCCCTGAGGTAGCAAAAAGATATGCACTGCCAAAGAAATTCTATGAAAACAAAGTACAAGTTTATGGTTTCCATGGCACCAGTCATAAATATGTTTCAGAAAAAGCTATTGAATATTTACAATTAAAATCTTCTAAAATTATTTCTATTCATTTAGGAAACGGCTGTAGTATGACCGCAATTAAGGACGGAAAAAGTATTGACCACAGTATGGGATTTGCACCCTCAAACGGGTTAATAATGGGGTCTAGAAGTGGCGATATTGATCATGCCGTAATTTTCTATTTAGTAGAAACTCTTGGTTATACTTTAGAACAAGTGAATGAACTCTTGATAAAGAAAAGTGGCATGCTAGGACTTACTGGTTTTAGCGATTTAAGAGACATACAAACAGAAGCTGCAAATGGCAATCAAGATTGCATACTAGCCTTACAAATGAATACGTACCGCATTAAAAAATACATTGGAGCTTATGCTGCTATTCTCAACGGTATAGATGCAATTATTTTCACTGCTGGTATTGGTGAAAATTCTGCTTTAATTCGTGAAATGGTCTGTACTGATTTAGAATTTATGGGAATTACCCTGGATACGGATAAAAATAATACAAGATCAAAAACACTCTTGGAGATTAATAAAAAAGGTGCTTACGTAAAAGTGTTGATGATACCGACCAATGAGGAGTTAGAAATTGCTAAGCAAGCATATCGCTTAATCAACGTATAA